One Corynebacterium tuberculostearicum DNA window includes the following coding sequences:
- a CDS encoding YigZ family protein, producing MQNSYRRPVGQVEHEIEIKRSRFITLIGRVTNEEEARAFIDAARSRFPDARHHCSAYVYHVDGANPVERSSDDGEPSGTAGKPMLDVVKGSGMLDVCAVVVRYFGGIKLGAGGLVHAYGGAVSETMEKVRAVTRARRELYAVECPHATAGRVEADLRGRGYEIIDTAYAAAVTFMLAVRPGGLDELEATLAAISQGQLEAAEAGSAWVEVGS from the coding sequence ATGCAGAATTCTTATCGTCGCCCAGTAGGCCAGGTCGAACACGAAATTGAAATTAAGCGCTCCCGGTTTATTACCTTGATTGGTCGCGTCACCAATGAGGAAGAGGCTCGCGCGTTTATCGACGCCGCCCGCAGCCGCTTTCCCGACGCCCGCCACCACTGTTCCGCCTACGTCTATCACGTTGATGGTGCGAACCCGGTGGAGCGCTCTTCCGATGACGGCGAGCCCTCCGGTACGGCCGGAAAGCCGATGCTGGACGTGGTGAAGGGCTCCGGCATGCTCGATGTATGCGCGGTGGTCGTGCGCTACTTCGGCGGCATCAAGTTGGGCGCTGGCGGGTTAGTGCACGCCTATGGTGGTGCGGTGAGCGAGACCATGGAGAAGGTGCGCGCAGTAACTAGGGCGCGCCGGGAGCTTTATGCCGTGGAGTGCCCACATGCGACGGCCGGGCGGGTAGAGGCGGACCTGCGCGGGCGCGGCTATGAGATAATCGATACCGCCTATGCGGCCGCGGTGACTTTTATGCTAGCCGTGCGCCCAGGCGGGCTGGACGAGCTGGAAGCTACGCTGGCAGCGATCTCGCAGGGCCAGCTCGAAGCGGCAGAGGCCGGCAGCGCGTGGGTTGAGGTAGGATCCTGA
- a CDS encoding RNA-binding S4 domain-containing protein: protein MPAPQPSGRPVRIDAWVWAVRMFKTRSAAATAVRAGHVKINGEAVKPSQQVVPGDRVRVWRNHHEHDLEVLATVAKRVGAPVARTCYTDHAPPPPPKEFLPSVPVRPRGAGRPTKKERRDMEKFRGGFR, encoded by the coding sequence ATGCCGGCACCGCAACCTAGCGGCCGCCCCGTCCGGATTGATGCCTGGGTGTGGGCCGTGCGCATGTTTAAGACCCGATCCGCGGCCGCGACCGCCGTGCGCGCCGGGCACGTGAAGATCAACGGCGAGGCCGTCAAGCCTTCCCAACAGGTGGTGCCGGGCGACCGCGTGCGCGTATGGCGCAACCACCATGAGCATGACCTCGAGGTTTTAGCGACCGTCGCCAAGCGCGTCGGCGCGCCCGTCGCGCGCACCTGCTATACGGACCACGCGCCACCGCCGCCGCCCAAGGAGTTTCTGCCGTCGGTTCCCGTGCGCCCGCGCGGCGCCGGTCGGCCGACGAAGAAGGAACGCCGCGATATGGAGAAATTCCGCGGCGGTTTCCGGTAA